In Akkermansia muciniphila, the DNA window CCCACGCCAGCCCGAAGCCGATGGGGGTGGGGAGCCATTTTCCCGCAGCGGGAAGGTAGCGGGGGACAAGCACCAGAATGAGGCCTAGGATACCTCCCGCGATGATGGAGAGAACCTTGATGCTGTGCAGGTGGCTGAAGCCCATGCCCAGCGCTTCCGCCGTGGCTGCCCATGTTCTGGCTCCCGGCGCATTGAATGCCTGGAGGGCGTCCACGTCCGGTACCATGGAGCGGAAGGCGAGCACGGAGACGAGGGTTCCCAGGAAGATTCCGGAGAACTGGGCGATGAATTGCTTGCGGGGATTGGCTCCCAGCAGGTAGCCCACCTTGAGGTCCACGAGCAGGTCTGCCGAAGAACTGGAGGCTCCGGAGGTGATGTTGGCCGCCATCAGGTTGGCCGTCACGTGTCCCGGCGCGATTCCGCCGAAGATGAGCTGCGTGACTTTGCCCATGGCTCCGGTGGGAGTGATGTTGGCCTCCCCGGTGATCCGGCAGACGACCAGCGCCAGGAAGAAGGAGATGACTACTGCAATGCAGCTCATCCAGTACGGAACGTCAAAGGTGACGTACGCCAGATAGCCGAGAGCCCCCAGGGAGACGAGCTGGCCTGCCAGGAACCAGCTCATGGGCGTTTCTATTTTTTCCACGTCCGTCAGCTCCCGCCTTTTAGTCAGGGAGAACATGGCGCCCAGGGAGGAAAAGGAGCGGACGATGCTTTTCCATTGGAACAGGAAGGCCACGATGCTGGCGACGACCATGCAGGCGGTTCCGCCCCACAGGGTCCAGCCCACGGCATCCCGGTAGCCGGCGCCCGCGGGAAGCAGTCCCTGGTTTTCCAGCCACGGTACGTAGAGAGCCCAGCAGACCGTGCCGCCGATGAAGAGGCTGAGGGAGGTTTTCATGCCCACCAGCGCGCCTGCGCCCACAAACATGAGGTCCCATTTAAAGAAGATCGTGCGGTGGTACCAGTTGCCCAGGATTTGCTGCTGGGCGGTGCCCAGCCATTGTTCCCCTCCCGCCGCCATGGCGATGGCGTTGGCGGAGGCGAAGAGGGCGGAATAAAGAAGGGCTTTGGCCTGTCCAGCCGCCTTTTTGCCTTCCGAATAGAGCACCTTGAGGGTTTCCGCCGTGGCGATGCTGTCCGGAAACCTGATTTGCTCAATGTTGATCATCTGGCGCTTCATCGGAATGGCCATGGTGACGCCCAATACGGCAATGAAGAATATCCAGGCGAAGGTGACGCCCAGCGGCATGTGCTGCCCGGTCAGCAGGAGCAGGGCGGCCACGGCGGAGGTGAGCGTGCCCCCGGTAGAGTAGCCTGCGGAGCTGGCGGCGGACTGCATGCACGTGTTTTCCAGAATGGTCATGGGGGATTTGGAGATGCCCAGGCGGACAAAGGCATTCCAGAGAGCAAACGAGATAATGCCCGCCGTCAGGGCCACCCCGAAGGACCATCCCATTTTAAGGTTGGCATACAGGTTGGTGAGGGAAAGGATGGAGCCGAGGAGCATGCCTACGATGACGGCTCTCCAGGTGAGCTGCTTCATTCTGTCGCCGGAGCCCAGGTAGACCCGGTCATACCATTGTTGTTCGATTTCATCCGGGGTGCCCTGGAAGCCGTCCAGTGGGAGCGGCTTTTCCAGGCAGGAGAGAGGAGCGTGGGAAGACTGGGATTCCGTAGGTGCCATACGGGTCGGAACATAGCATGTGCGGGCGCGGTGGAAAAGCCGTATCTGCCTTTCCTTTCCTCCGGAACCCCTTCCGCTTGGGGCTTGCCTGCCCGTGGCGCCCGTGGTTTAATGAATGGCATGAGCCAATCTTTTACGGATAAACTTGCCGCCCGCATCAGAAAGACCGGTTCCGCCCTGTGCGTGGGGCTGGACCCGCGCCCCGTCATGGATGATTTGCAGTCGGTTCCCTCCCTGTTGCGGAAGGTCGTGGAAGAAACTGCTCCGTATGCGGCGGCGTTCAAGCCGAATATCGCGTATTTTGAGGCCATGGGCCTGCGCGGCCTGGAGATGCTTGAGGAGTTGCTTCCGGATATGCCGGAGGATGTGCCCGTGGTGCTGGACGCCAAGCGCGGGGATATTGGAGAGACTCAGAAGTATTATGCGCAGGCATATTTTGAGCGTCTGGGCGTGGATGCCGTCACATTGAGCCCCTTCATGGGTTATGATACTCTGGAACCTTTTCTGGATTATGAAGGCAAGGGCATTTATCTGCTGACGGTCACTTCCAATCCCGGTTCCGCGGACGTGGAACGGCAGGAACTGGCCGACGGCCGCAAGGTTTATGAACTGGTGGGGGATATGGTGCGCCGTTCCGTGCAGGAGGGGCGCAAGACGTCCGTGGGAATGGTAGTGGGGCTGACCAATGCGGATTCCAGCATTCTGGAACGCATTCCGGATGCGCCCCTGCTGATTCCCGGCCTGGGGGCGCAGGGCGGCGATCTTTCCAGCCTGAGCGGTTCCGGCCATGCGGCTCCCCCGCTGGTTAACGTGTCCCGCGGCATCATGTATCAGAATCCGGAACTAAGCTTTGCGGAGAAGGCGGCCAGGTTTGCCCAGCGCATCCGTGAAGCTTTGGATTATTGATATTCATGCGTTTTTCCGGCAGATAACAAAATGATAACGGCCTGCTCATGGCGGTGCGGGCGCTTGTCAACGGGAAAGGCGTTGGTATATTGGACGGGCACTGCCTTTTTCCCTGCCCGTTTTTATGGATGAAAAGCCCGGAATTGTAAGATTCACGCCTCGTTCCACGTCCAAATCCGCCATGCTGATTGCGGTGGGGGTGGCCGTGGGCGTCCAGGTGGCTTTGTGTGCCGTGCTTGTAGCCATCCATTTTCAGGAGCTGTGGCTTCCTTCCGTTCAGGGCGGAGAGGTGGAAATGGAGTTTGTGGCCCCTGCCGAGGAGATTCTCCAGGAGCTGGAGGAGGTTCAGCCCGTGCCGGTGGATCCCGCGGTAGCTCCGTCCACAGTCAGCTCCATTCCGGAAATTACCGCGGATGAAGACCTGCTTGCGATGAAGCTGCCGGAGAGTGAGGATTGTTCCGAGATGAAGGATTTTCTTCAGGAGGAGACTCAAACGGAGTTTTTGCCGGAAGAGCTTTCCAGCATGCGCATTTCCATGAAGGAGGTGAAGCCCAGGCGCCCCGTAAAGACTCCTGCGGCATCTATGCCGGGTCCCCCTGCGCCGGATGAAAATGTGACTCCGGATAAAAAGGTGCGTTATAAACGTGCTCCATCCTTGCCCAATTCCGTCAATTCTTCTAAAGTCGGGAAGGTGAATGCCGTGGTGAAAGTTGTGGTGGGGGTAAATCCCCGTGGCGAACCTTCATCCGTCAATCTTATTCAGTCAACGGGAAATGCGGAACTGGACCGTCTTTTCATGCGCTGGGTGAAAGAGAATTGGACTTTCTACCCGGCGGAAAAAGACGGCTTGCCCATTGCTTCCAAGGTAGTGGTGCCCGTCAGGTTGAATATAGATTAACCTGTGCAGGAAATAAGAAAGATGCTTCCGGAGAAGACAGAAAAAAGGCCCATTTACGTGATCGGCCACCAGAATCCGGATACGGATGCCATTTGTTCCGCCATAGGTAATGCGGAGTTTTTAAGAGCCCATGGCGAACCTGACGCCATTGCCGCCAGATGCGGGGAGATGACGCTGAGAACGTCCTGGGTGCTGGAAAAGGCCGGATTGCCGGAACCGCTCCTGGTTTATGACGTAACGCCCACTGCCGGGACGATCTGCCGCCGTGACGTGATCAGCGTAAGTCCGGATGATACGTTCCTGACGGCGTACCGCAGGATGACGGAGAACTCCCTTCAGACCATTCCGGTGGTTGATACTGACCACAATCTTCATGGACTGCTGCGTTATTTTGATTTGCTGAGCCTGCTGATGCCTCTGAACATGACGGAGATGAATGTGCGCTCCGTTTTTTCCAGCCTGAGCAACATTGCCACTACCATTGACGGCAAGTGCCTGACGGGGGAGACCCTGAGTGAGGAAGAGACGCAGAATATCATTCTGGTGGGGGCTTCCAGCGAACCGAGCGTCCGGACGAGGCTTGCCAATTACAAAAGAAAGGGCATGGTCCGGGACCTGATCGTTATTTGCGGGGACCGCCCGAACGTGCAGCTTTATGCCGTGGAGCACGGGGTGCGCGCCCTGGTGACCACCTCCGGGGCGTTCCCGTCCCTGGATATTATTGAGACGGCCCAGACGACAGGCACGTGCATTTTAAGCACCCCGTGGGATACGGCCAGTGTGGGCCAGTTGATCCGTTGCTCCCGTAAGGTAATGGAGCAGGTGCACAAGGATTATACGGTTTTTCCGGAGAATATGCCGTTGCCTGAATTGAGGCAGGCCGCAGTGAAGAGCAAGCAGGCGCTGTTCCCCGTAATGAGCATCAGGATCGGCAAGATGATCGGCGTGTTGAGCAAGACGGACCTGGTGGACCCGCCCCGCATGCGTGTAGCACTGGTGGACCATAATGAATTTTCACAGGCCGTCAAGGGGGTGGAGGAAGCGGAAATCGTGGAAGTCATGGACCATCACCGCCTGGGCACCCAGATTTCCACCCGGGATCCGATCCGCTTTTTGAATGAGCCTGTGGGCTCCACTTCCACCCTGGTGGCGCGCAGGTTTTACCACCGTGATGCGGAGCCTTCACAGGCCGTGGCGATTTGCCTGTGCGCCGGGATTCTTTCCGATACACTGAACCTGACGTCCCCCACCACGGCGCGGGCGGACAGGGAGATGCTGGAATGGCTGACCGGCATTGCCAAAATAGACGCCAAAAAGTTCACGGAGGAGTTTTTCGCCACCGGTTCCCTGCTGCGCTCCAAAACGGCGCCTTCCGCGATTATCCAGGCGGACAGGAAAACCTTTACGGAGTACGGGCACAAGATCAGCATCTCACAGATTGAGGAGATAGGCATCTTCGGCCTTCAGGAAGTTCAGGATGACCTGGTGAAGGAGCTTCAGAAATTGGTGGAGGAAGAAGGGTTGAAACTCGCATGCCTCCTGGTCACGGACATAGTCACGCATGATTCCATGCTGCTGGCTGTGGGGGATGAAGAAGTGCTGGAGCACATTGAGTACGAACGGCTGGGGCCCAACCTGTTTTCCGCCGCTGATGTAGTCAGCCGCAAGAAGCAGCTTTTCCCGGCTATTTCCCGTGCATTGAAAACCCTGTAGATGTGACGGGGGAATTCATTTCCGCGTTTTAACGGGGCAGCCCCGTTCCGGAGAAATTTTTATGCGGAAACGGCTTAATCAGCCGCGCAGGAAGCAAATCAGGGCATCGAAATGTCCGCCAGGATGGAACGGCGGACGGTATCCGGTATCAGCACGGTGCTGGCGCGTTCAGGTTTGAGCGGCGGTGTGCAGAAGACACGGTCCAGGCGCAGCAGCGGGAAGTTGACGGGATGGGTAGCCCCGTATCCGGCGCCTTTAAGCTTGAAGCAATCCTGAAAGTCGCTGCTGAGTTTGGAGAAGATGGGGGATTGGGGAGCGGCGCTGAAGTTCCCGGCCAGGATGATGGGCAGTTCTCCGTGCTGGCTTCCTACCTCCTTCAGGGTATCAAACAGGTACTGGAGCTGTTTGCGGTGAATGAACCGGAGTGTGTGGAAGTATTTCCAGCAGGCGGGGGAATAAAGGTCAAAGCGGTGTTCAAAGGGCTCCAGGCTGATGTTGATAAGCCGTATTGCCAAGGAAGAGTTTTCCGGTATCCAGTCTACGATCAGGCCTGAGGTATCCGTGATGCTTTGCGCCGGACCTATCTGGCCGTGGCGTACAATGATGGCGCAGCTTCCAATTTGCTTGATGTAGGAGGTGCGCCCGAAGATGCTGTAGGCAAATTTGAGCGTCCGGTTGTGGTTGCTGCAGCCCTGGATGAAGATGACGTCCGCCCGGAGTTTGGATATCTGTTCAATGGGCGGGTTTTCCACGCAGCCGCCGTACAGGGTAAGGATTCTGATTTGGCGGGAATCCGGCGCCGGGGGCATTTTGTAATACTCCATTCCCGTTCTGGCAATGGGAGGAATGAAATCCGTGATGACGATGCCGTATGCAAACCAGACAATGACGCCGAGCAGCCCGATCCGGGAACCGAAAATCAGCCACGCCAGAAGCGCCGGGAAGGAGAAGATAAGACAACACGCCCAGATGGGCAGTGAAGTCATGAAGGCCATCGTGTCCGAGCCGGTCCAGAAAATGGTGACGACGATGACCCACAGGCACAGAGAGACGCAACCCAGCGCTATCCCCAGGTGGTTGACACCGGATAACGCAGGCAGTGGTTCTGCCAGATGTTTGCGCCTTCTGAGCCTGTGCACGGTTATGGTAGGTTAAAAGCCCATGCCGGGGGGCAGGTCCAGGCCGCCCGTCAGTTTTTTCATTTCCGCAGCGGCGGTTTCCTTGCCCTTGGCGATGGCGGCATTAATGGTTTGCAGGAGCAGGTCCTGGAGAAATTCGGAATCGGACGGATCAATGATGGAAGGATCAATGACCAGTTCCGTGAGGTTGCCGTCACAGGTGGCGGTGACTTTCAGCTTGCCGCCCGCGCCTTCGAGAGTAACGGTTTGGGAGGCCAGTTTTTCCTGGGCGGCGGCAAGTCCGGCCTGCATCTGCTGGACCTGCTTCATCATTTTCATCATGTTCATGGCTGTTGTATTTGGAGATGTGGGTTGATGTATTATTGGGAAATGATACGGGCGCGGAATATTTCCATGGCGGCGTCAATCAGGGGGTCCGTATAGTAGGTGCTATCTTCATTCTCCTCTTTGACGGGTTCCCTGACGGCCGCAACGGGTTTTTCCCGGGAAGCCTGGGGTTTGGGGGCCGGAGCGGAGGCCGCCGGGGGCGGGGGCGCCGGGAGCGGGGCCAGTTCTTCCTGGACAGGTTCCGGAATGGAGGCATCCTGGCGGATGGAGATGGTAACGGGAGTGCCGCTGCGTTTGGAGAGGTCCGCTTCCAGGGCGGCGCGGAGAGGGCCGGAACCCAGACTGTCCATTCCCTGATGGTCGGAGGGGTGAAAGGAGACGGCCACAAATGCGCCGTCATGGCCGGAAAAGACGCTGTTTGCCAGAAAGTCCGCCTGCAGGGGGAAGTTGGCGGCGGCCTGTTCCAGCGCCGCTTTCCAGTCTTCCTCTGTGATGGTTCTTCCAGATTGAAGAACAGGGGACTGCGGCTCCTCTTTTACTGCGGGAGCAGAGGTGCGGGAAGGTGCGCTTGCTGCATCAAACAGGTTATCAAAGAAACTGCTCGTTCGCCTTTCCGGAGGCAGGCTTTCCTCAGGGTCCATGAAGGTGGGTTCCGGAGAATCCGGAGGGGATACCGGAGCATCCGAGATGGCGGAGGCGGGGCGCTGGGGTTCCGCCGGGATTTCAGGAACGGGTTCCTGCTGAGGTTCAGGTGCGGAATAAAGGGGTTCTTCCTCCGGAAGAGAAGGGGGAGGTTCTTCCTCCATGGCTGCTGCCGGGACCTGCGGTTGCGGTTCGGGTGCCTCTGCGGGAGCGGGCGCCGCCGGAGCACTGGCGGGTTCACTCTGCTGCACGGCGCTCGCCGGGGACGGTTTGGCCGGGGAAAAATCCGGAACCGGGTCCATCAGGTGCTCTTC includes these proteins:
- the pyrF gene encoding orotidine-5'-phosphate decarboxylase, whose product is MSQSFTDKLAARIRKTGSALCVGLDPRPVMDDLQSVPSLLRKVVEETAPYAAAFKPNIAYFEAMGLRGLEMLEELLPDMPEDVPVVLDAKRGDIGETQKYYAQAYFERLGVDAVTLSPFMGYDTLEPFLDYEGKGIYLLTVTSNPGSADVERQELADGRKVYELVGDMVRRSVQEGRKTSVGMVVGLTNADSSILERIPDAPLLIPGLGAQGGDLSSLSGSGHAAPPLVNVSRGIMYQNPELSFAEKAARFAQRIREALDY
- a CDS encoding putative manganese-dependent inorganic diphosphatase; amino-acid sequence: MLPEKTEKRPIYVIGHQNPDTDAICSAIGNAEFLRAHGEPDAIAARCGEMTLRTSWVLEKAGLPEPLLVYDVTPTAGTICRRDVISVSPDDTFLTAYRRMTENSLQTIPVVDTDHNLHGLLRYFDLLSLLMPLNMTEMNVRSVFSSLSNIATTIDGKCLTGETLSEEETQNIILVGASSEPSVRTRLANYKRKGMVRDLIVICGDRPNVQLYAVEHGVRALVTTSGAFPSLDIIETAQTTGTCILSTPWDTASVGQLIRCSRKVMEQVHKDYTVFPENMPLPELRQAAVKSKQALFPVMSIRIGKMIGVLSKTDLVDPPRMRVALVDHNEFSQAVKGVEEAEIVEVMDHHRLGTQISTRDPIRFLNEPVGSTSTLVARRFYHRDAEPSQAVAICLCAGILSDTLNLTSPTTARADREMLEWLTGIAKIDAKKFTEEFFATGSLLRSKTAPSAIIQADRKTFTEYGHKISISQIEEIGIFGLQEVQDDLVKELQKLVEEEGLKLACLLVTDIVTHDSMLLAVGDEEVLEHIEYERLGPNLFSAADVVSRKKQLFPAISRALKTL
- a CDS encoding endonuclease/exonuclease/phosphatase family protein, with the translated sequence MHRLRRRKHLAEPLPALSGVNHLGIALGCVSLCLWVIVVTIFWTGSDTMAFMTSLPIWACCLIFSFPALLAWLIFGSRIGLLGVIVWFAYGIVITDFIPPIARTGMEYYKMPPAPDSRQIRILTLYGGCVENPPIEQISKLRADVIFIQGCSNHNRTLKFAYSIFGRTSYIKQIGSCAIIVRHGQIGPAQSITDTSGLIVDWIPENSSLAIRLINISLEPFEHRFDLYSPACWKYFHTLRFIHRKQLQYLFDTLKEVGSQHGELPIILAGNFSAAPQSPIFSKLSSDFQDCFKLKGAGYGATHPVNFPLLRLDRVFCTPPLKPERASTVLIPDTVRRSILADISMP
- a CDS encoding OPT family oligopeptide transporter, with amino-acid sequence MAPTESQSSHAPLSCLEKPLPLDGFQGTPDEIEQQWYDRVYLGSGDRMKQLTWRAVIVGMLLGSILSLTNLYANLKMGWSFGVALTAGIISFALWNAFVRLGISKSPMTILENTCMQSAASSAGYSTGGTLTSAVAALLLLTGQHMPLGVTFAWIFFIAVLGVTMAIPMKRQMINIEQIRFPDSIATAETLKVLYSEGKKAAGQAKALLYSALFASANAIAMAAGGEQWLGTAQQQILGNWYHRTIFFKWDLMFVGAGALVGMKTSLSLFIGGTVCWALYVPWLENQGLLPAGAGYRDAVGWTLWGGTACMVVASIVAFLFQWKSIVRSFSSLGAMFSLTKRRELTDVEKIETPMSWFLAGQLVSLGALGYLAYVTFDVPYWMSCIAVVISFFLALVVCRITGEANITPTGAMGKVTQLIFGGIAPGHVTANLMAANITSGASSSSADLLVDLKVGYLLGANPRKQFIAQFSGIFLGTLVSVLAFRSMVPDVDALQAFNAPGARTWAATAEALGMGFSHLHSIKVLSIIAGGILGLILVLVPRYLPAAGKWLPTPIGFGLAWAIQWNDSFLFFAGAVLGWAADRFFRAKSKEYKIPTASGIIAGAALTGMAILMFSIYQAAR
- a CDS encoding YbaB/EbfC family nucleoid-associated protein, encoding MNMMKMMKQVQQMQAGLAAAQEKLASQTVTLEGAGGKLKVTATCDGNLTELVIDPSIIDPSDSEFLQDLLLQTINAAIAKGKETAAAEMKKLTGGLDLPPGMGF
- a CDS encoding energy transducer TonB, with product MDEKPGIVRFTPRSTSKSAMLIAVGVAVGVQVALCAVLVAIHFQELWLPSVQGGEVEMEFVAPAEEILQELEEVQPVPVDPAVAPSTVSSIPEITADEDLLAMKLPESEDCSEMKDFLQEETQTEFLPEELSSMRISMKEVKPRRPVKTPAASMPGPPAPDENVTPDKKVRYKRAPSLPNSVNSSKVGKVNAVVKVVVGVNPRGEPSSVNLIQSTGNAELDRLFMRWVKENWTFYPAEKDGLPIASKVVVPVRLNID